A genomic region of Gemmata massiliana contains the following coding sequences:
- a CDS encoding WD40 domain-containing protein, whose translation MPILKCCPKCNTRVRVAVDEGGDQEIECPKCGYEFTAGLEDAEPPAFEPTEIIKSRGLPRRVGQPGKYRRKGAGASKGPLVAAAVAGTLVLVIGLVALVLAFGRPDAPPVAQSLPPAKANPTPPKPNPGTPKPDPASAPKPPADSPVPVGDVFARAASFKPDGPLPELPPPPPGDQRPMLALDPGGHTAFVRHVFFTPNGNRVISVAEDKSVRLWDVPSGAAVYTVRLPAGPEIEGALFGAALSPNGTHLAVGGFPINDGKSGIPFYILAVETGELLGAASGAADAIHALDYSPDGRLLAVGCADGTVQVYDLAARKWVYQVPAHTKYVRQVRFHPRRPLVATVGRDSEVTVWALSDRTGPTVRLKLVEQGANTIDWASDGSTLAIGCGNGEVLTYDPVGEHLGKVAPMLVGGKNPIQIVRVRFLPGDKQLVFGGTADQGWAGDRR comes from the coding sequence ATGCCCATCCTCAAGTGCTGTCCCAAATGCAACACCCGTGTTCGCGTCGCCGTGGACGAGGGCGGTGACCAGGAGATCGAGTGCCCCAAATGCGGGTACGAGTTCACCGCCGGCCTGGAGGACGCGGAGCCGCCGGCCTTCGAACCAACGGAAATCATCAAGAGTCGCGGCCTGCCTCGTCGTGTCGGCCAGCCGGGGAAGTACAGGCGCAAGGGAGCTGGTGCGTCAAAGGGGCCGCTCGTCGCTGCTGCGGTCGCGGGCACCCTGGTACTCGTCATTGGCCTCGTCGCGCTGGTGCTGGCGTTCGGCAGGCCCGACGCGCCGCCGGTCGCGCAGAGCCTTCCGCCCGCAAAGGCGAATCCTACACCGCCCAAACCGAACCCGGGCACGCCGAAGCCCGACCCGGCGAGCGCCCCAAAACCGCCAGCGGATTCACCAGTTCCGGTCGGAGACGTGTTTGCCCGCGCCGCGTCGTTCAAGCCGGACGGGCCGCTACCCGAACTGCCGCCACCGCCACCCGGGGACCAGCGCCCCATGCTCGCCCTCGACCCCGGCGGGCACACCGCGTTCGTGAGACACGTGTTCTTTACCCCTAATGGAAACCGGGTCATTTCGGTGGCCGAGGACAAGTCGGTGCGACTGTGGGACGTGCCCAGTGGCGCGGCCGTGTACACGGTCCGGCTACCGGCCGGACCGGAGATCGAGGGCGCGCTGTTCGGTGCAGCCCTGTCGCCCAACGGCACGCACCTCGCGGTCGGCGGGTTCCCGATCAACGACGGTAAATCTGGTATCCCGTTCTACATACTGGCGGTCGAGACCGGCGAGTTACTCGGAGCGGCCAGCGGCGCGGCGGACGCCATCCACGCGCTCGACTACTCCCCGGACGGGAGGCTGCTCGCCGTCGGCTGTGCCGACGGTACCGTCCAAGTGTACGACCTCGCGGCGCGGAAGTGGGTGTACCAGGTGCCGGCGCACACCAAGTACGTGAGACAGGTCCGGTTCCACCCGAGGCGACCGCTGGTGGCCACGGTGGGGCGCGACAGCGAGGTGACGGTCTGGGCGCTCTCCGATCGGACCGGACCCACGGTCCGATTGAAGCTCGTGGAGCAGGGGGCGAACACGATCGACTGGGCGTCAGACGGGAGCACGCTCGCGATCGGCTGCGGGAACGGCGAGGTGCTCACCTACGACCCGGTCGGTGAGCACCTCGGGAAAGTGGCCCCGATGCTAGTGGGAGGGAAGAACCCGATCCAGATCGTCCGCGTGCGGTTCCTGCCCGGCGACAAGCAACTCGTCTTCGGGGGCACCGCGGATCAGGGATGGGCCGGTGACCGACGTTAA